The proteins below come from a single Takifugu flavidus isolate HTHZ2018 chromosome 6, ASM371156v2, whole genome shotgun sequence genomic window:
- the LOC130527979 gene encoding uncharacterized protein LOC130527979 yields MRRAAFLLLTLVPLVTSAAPDGCEHQLTPITISDEDMLGKWLYIGGSSDIPGSRSLAYLMSSVWLNITATSQSNVLRILQTQRISGKCSSLIYDVKFENSSMLIEEPFYLKEVYLPTDCSDCLLVYEDVASGGDTFSSLLLFSRRRNVSDAAMDDLKGKAECLGMPSPIMVDAKSDLCPEDVPPSEGLSALNSIFEAKMGHHVARLLDALFDALVN; encoded by the exons ATGAGGCGCGCCGCTTTCCTGTTGCTGACCCTTGTGCCCCTGGTCACCAGTGCTGCTCCGGACGGCTGCGAGCACCAGCTGACGCCCATAACGATCAGCGATGAAGAC ATGTTGGGGAAGTGGTTGTACATCGGGGGAAGCTCAGACATTCCCGGAAGCCGCTCCCTCGCCTATTTGATGAGCAGCGTGTGGCTGAACATCACTGCAACCAGCCAGAGCAACGTCCTCAGGATCTTACAGACTCAGAGAAT ATctggaaaatgttccagttTAATCTACGACGTGAAGTTTGAGAACAGCTCAATGCTGATTG AGGAACCTTTCTACCTTAAAGAGGTTTACCTCCCGACCGACTGCTCCGACTGCCTGCTGGTTTATGAGGACGTGGCGTCTGGAGGAGACACCTTCAGCAGCCTTCTGCTCTTCA GCAGGAGAAGGAACGTCTCGGACGCTGCGATGGACGACCTCAAGGGAAAAGCCGAGTGTCTCGGGATGCCTTCGCCAATAATGGTGGACGCAAAATccg ACCTCTGCCCGGAGGACGTCCCCCCCTCGGAGGGGCTCAGCGCCCTGAACTCCATATTTGAGGCCAAGATGGGGCATCACGTAGCGAGACTTCTGGACGCGCTCTTTGACGCCCTTGTGAACTGA